A window of the Emys orbicularis isolate rEmyOrb1 chromosome 1, rEmyOrb1.hap1, whole genome shotgun sequence genome harbors these coding sequences:
- the C1H11orf87 gene encoding uncharacterized protein C11orf87 homolog, with amino-acid sequence MSAKLSKELRLSLPPCLLNRTSASSNASSTCIAQVGQLFQSFSSTLVLIVLVTLIFCLILLSLTTFHVHKRKMKKRKMQRAQEEYERDHCSSSRPEAGIQGETPPGRTPRLGSSTQDSGIQRPSPPEPRSAQPARSCLDTASAGLLQTVVLS; translated from the coding sequence ATGAGTGCCAAGCTCTCCAAGGAGTTGAGGCTGTCTCTGCCACCTTGTCTCTTGAACAGGACATCTGCCTCCTCCAACGCCAGCAGCACCTGCATCGCGCAGGTGGGGCAGCTCTTTCAGTCCTTCTCTTCCACTCTGGTTTTAATCGTCCTGGTCACCCTCATCTTCTGCCTGATCCTCCTCTCCCTCACCACCTTCCACGTCCACAAGAGGAAGATGAAGAAGCGGAAAATGCAGAGGGCTCAGGAGGAATATGAACGGGaccactgcagcagcagccgccccGAGGCAGGTATTCAGGGAGAGACACCCCCTGGAAGAACCCCCCGGCTGGGAAGCTCCACCCAGGACTCGGGAATCCAGCGCCCGTCTCCCCCGGAGCCCCGGAGCGCTCAACCGGCAAGATCTTGTTTGGACACAGCTAGTGCGGGGCTCCTGCAAACCGTGGTATTGTCATGA